In one window of Candidatus Neomarinimicrobiota bacterium DNA:
- a CDS encoding PorV/PorQ family protein: MRKRTITSHVLLWILVPVLAFGQALFQNLGGQRVGTAVFPFLKIETSAYGAGLAGAGVALPRDAASVFYNPTAISHLPKRDLVLFHLDMPADIDYEYFAFSSPFGRISHIGFSYGVLHMDPMMETTEYMPFGTGRTFIYRDEFIALTYSLRLSDRFTFGTTAKYAHESIDDLTMGGMLLDFGTLYMTGFRSLRIASSLTNFGAQSRPTGTYSKTILDQNGEPVVADSLEYQSFSPPTTFRLGIGYEILESDQNRLTTSFQLTHPADNAETYAFGFEYLLGNILSVRGGYVFNMAGFGLSLGGGLRIGLPGSIKLRFDYAYSQTDYLTAPQRYSIGFAL, from the coding sequence GTGCGTAAGCGAACGATCACATCACACGTCCTGCTCTGGATTCTGGTACCGGTACTCGCATTCGGGCAAGCCCTGTTCCAGAACCTTGGCGGGCAGCGGGTAGGGACGGCAGTTTTCCCCTTCCTGAAAATTGAGACCAGCGCCTACGGAGCTGGTCTGGCCGGCGCCGGCGTCGCTCTACCGCGGGATGCCGCCAGTGTATTCTATAATCCTACTGCGATCAGCCATCTCCCGAAGCGTGACCTGGTGCTGTTTCATCTCGATATGCCCGCCGATATCGATTACGAGTATTTTGCCTTTTCGTCACCCTTTGGCCGTATCAGCCACATCGGTTTCAGTTACGGTGTGCTTCACATGGACCCCATGATGGAGACTACCGAATACATGCCATTCGGAACCGGAAGGACCTTTATCTACCGCGATGAATTCATAGCCCTGACCTATAGCCTCCGGTTGTCGGACCGCTTCACCTTTGGCACAACTGCTAAATACGCACATGAATCCATAGATGACCTGACCATGGGTGGTATGCTCTTAGACTTTGGGACGCTTTACATGACCGGCTTTCGATCACTGCGTATTGCATCGTCCCTGACCAATTTTGGCGCCCAATCCAGACCGACCGGCACATACTCCAAGACCATCCTGGACCAGAACGGCGAGCCGGTGGTGGCCGACTCGCTGGAATATCAGTCCTTTTCACCCCCGACAACGTTCCGCCTAGGTATCGGCTATGAGATCCTTGAATCTGATCAGAATCGCTTGACCACCTCATTCCAGTTGACCCATCCGGCTGATAACGCTGAAACCTACGCCTTCGGCTTTGAATATCTCTTAGGGAATATATTGAGTGTGCGTGGCGGCTATGTCTTCAACATGGCTGGATTTGGGCTTTCCCTCGGCGGCGGCCTCAGGATTGGTCTGCCCGGGAGCATTAAACTGAGGTTCGATTATGCCTACTCCCAGACAGATTACTTGACCGCTCCGCAACGCTACAGCATCGGATTCGCGCTATGA